CGGCGTAGCGCCCCGGCCCGCCGGCGCCTTGCGCCATCCCCTCCCGCACCTGGGCCGCCAGCTCGTCCCAGCGGTGCGCCGTCTGCGACCGGTGGGCGCGCAGCGCGTCGAGCTTGCGGTCGACGACGTCGGTGATGTCGACCCTGTGGTCGGTGTCGGGGTGTGCCGCCAGCCACAGCTCCTGCACCACCCACGGCTCGAGGCCCTCGTCCTGGAGCAGCTCCGGGTAGGCGAACGGGTTGCGCGCCGCCGGGTACACCGCCCGCACCGCCGCCTCCCCGCACGCCAGGTGGTCGGGGTGGCCTGCCGCGAAGAGGTCCCACCGTCGCTCCGGGCTGGGCGCCAGCACCCGCACCGGCCGCACCTGCCGGATCACCCGGGTGAGGTCCCGGACGAGGTCGTGCCCGACCTCGAGGTAGCCGTCCCGGTACCCCTCGAGGAACCGGACGTCGTGGACGCCGACCGCTGCCGCGGCGGCCCGCTGCTCGGCCGCCCGGATGCCCGGGACCTCCTCGCGCGGGGTGTCGTCGAAGCCGCCGGCGTCACCGTACGTGCACAGCAGGTACGTCACCTGCGTGCCGGCGGCGGTCCACGTCGCGACCGTGCCGGCGGAGCCGAAGTCGATGTCGTCGGGGTGGGCGGCGACGACGAGGGCGCGCGGGACGGCGGTCAGCGGCATGCCACCACGCTAACCGCCACCCTCGCCGTCCGCCCGGGAACCGGCTGTCCGTCGTCCGCCGTAGGCTGGACCACACGATGAGCACCCTCTTCGACGACCTGCAGCTGCCGCCCCCGGGCGGCGGACCGGGGCCCCAGCCGGCCGCGGCACCCGCCCTCCGCACCGAGGACCTGCTCGCCGGCCTGAACCCCCAGCAGCGTGAGGCCGTGCTGCACGAGGGCGGCCCGCTGCTCATCGTCGCCGGCGCCGGGTCCGGCAAGACCCGCGTGCTCACCCACCGGATCGCCTACCTGCTCGCCGGGCGCGGCGTCCGCCCCGGGCAGGTGCTGGCGATCACCTTCACGAACAAGGCGGCCGCCGAGATGCGCGAGCGGGTCGCCGCCCTCGTCGGCCCGCGCGCCGAGTCGATGTGGGTGTCCACCTTCCACTCCGCCTGCGTGCGGATCCTGCGGCGCGAGGCCGGCCGGGTCGGGATGCGCTCGAGCTTCTCCATCTACGACGCCGCGGACTCCCAGCGGCTGATGGGGATGGTGTGCCGCGACCTCGATCTCGACCCCAAGCGCTACCCGCCGCGCTCGCTGAGCGCCCAGGTGTCCAACCTCAAGAACGAGCTCGTCGACGAGGAGACCTACGCCGCCCAGGCCGCCGACGGCAGCGGCGCCGACCGAGTGCTGGCCGAGGCCTACGCCCGCTACCAGCAGCGGCTCCGGCAGGCGAACGCGCTCGACTTCGACGACCTGATCATGACGACGGTCAACATCCTGCAGGCGTTCCCGGACGTCGCCGAGCACTACCGGCGCCGGTTCCGGCACGTCCTCGTCGACGAGTACCAGGACACCAACCACGCCCAGTACGTGCTCGTCCGTGAGCTCGTCGGCGGGTCCGTGTCCGAGGCCGCGGCCCGGGGGGAGGTCCGCGCCGTCGACGGCAGCACCGTGCGGGAGGGCAGCGAGGTGGCCGTGCCCCCCGCCGAGCTCACCGTCGTCGGCGACGCCGACCAGTCCATCTACGCCTTTCGCGGGGCGACGATCCGCAACATCGTCGAGTTCGAGAAGGACTACCCCGACGCGCGCACGATCCTCCTGGAGCAGAACTACCGGTCCACCCAGACGATCCTCGACGCCGCGAACTCCGTCATCGCGCGCAACCCCGACCGGCGCGCGAAGAACCTGTGGACGTCGGCCGGCACCGGCGCCCAGATCGTCGGCTACGTCGGTGACACCGAGCACGACGAGGCCGCGTTCGTCGCCGAGGAGATCGACCGGCTGCACGACACCGAGGGGGTCCGGTACGGCGACGTCGCGGTGTTCTACCGCACGAACGCCCAGTCGCGGGCGCTGGAGGACGTCCTCGTCCGGGTCGGGCTGCCGTACAAGGTGGTCGGCGGCACCCGGTTCTACGAGCGCCGCGAGGTCAAGGACGCCCTGGCCTACCTGCGCGTGCTGGCCAACCCGGTCGACACGGTCAACCTGCGCCGGATCCTCAACGTGCCCAAGCGGGGTATCGGGGAGCGGGCCGAGGCGTCCGTCGCCGCGCTGGCCGAGCGGGAGCGGATCCCGTTCGCCGAGGCGCTGCTGCGTGCCGAGGAGGCGCCGGGTATCGCCGCCCGGTCGCTGACCTGCATCCGGTCGTTCACCGCCCTGGTCGAGGAGCTGCGCACGGTCGTGGAGTCCGGGGCCGGCCCGGCGACGGTGCTGCAGGCGGTGCTCGAGCAGACCGGGTACCTCGACGAGCTGCGCGCCAGCCACGACCCGCAGGACCAGTCCCGGGTGGAGAACCTCGCCGAGCTCGTGGCGGTCGCCGGCGAGTTCGAGCAGTCCGAGCCCGAGGGCGGTCTCGACGAGTTCCTCGAGCGGGTCTCCCTGGTCGCCGACGCCGACGAGATCCCCTCGGGGCAGGACGACACCGGCGTCGTCACGCTGATGACCCTGCACACCGCCAAGGGCCTGGAGTTCCCGGTCGTGTTCCTCACCGGGATGGAGGACGGCACGTTCCCGCACGTCCGTTCACTCGGGGACGCCGCCCAGCTGGCCGAGGAGCGCCGGCTCGCCTACGTCGGCCTCACCCGCGCCCAGCGCCGGCTGTACGTCACCCGCGCGGGCGTGCGCAGCGCGTGGGGACAACCTCGGTACTTCCCGGCCTCGCGCTTCCTCGACGAGCTGCCCGGCGAGCTCGTCTCGTGGAAGCGAGAGGAGACCACCGCCACCCGGCCGGGGTCCCAGCCGGCGGTGGCCCGGCTCGCCGGACGCCCCGGCGTCCGCACCCCCGGGGACCGGCCGGTGCTCGCGCTGCAGCCGGGGGACAAGGTCACCCACGACACGTTCGGCCTCGGCACGGTCGTGGCGATCGAGGGGGAGGGCGACAAGACCGTCGCCCACGTCGACTTCCGCTCCGAGGGCACCAAGCGCCTGCTGCTGCGCTACGCGCCGGTCGAGAAGCTCTGAACCCGGCGGATGCGCCGCGCCCCTCGCCGCGCGGCCGTGGCACCGGCAAGGGAGCCGGTCAGTGAGCCGGCACGTGCTCGCGGACCCACTCCACGATCTCGGACGTCGGCGCGCCCGGGGTGAAGATCCTCGCCACGCCCTGCCGCTCGAGCTCGGGGATGTCCGCCTCGGGGATGATCCCGCCG
This DNA window, taken from Kineosporiaceae bacterium SCSIO 59966, encodes the following:
- a CDS encoding PIG-L family deacetylase, which gives rise to MPLTAVPRALVVAAHPDDIDFGSAGTVATWTAAGTQVTYLLCTYGDAGGFDDTPREEVPGIRAAEQRAAAAAVGVHDVRFLEGYRDGYLEVGHDLVRDLTRVIRQVRPVRVLAPSPERRWDLFAAGHPDHLACGEAAVRAVYPAARNPFAYPELLQDEGLEPWVVQELWLAAHPDTDHRVDITDVVDRKLDALRAHRSQTAHRWDELAAQVREGMAQGAGGPGRYAEHFKVVATG
- the pcrA gene encoding DNA helicase PcrA, with product MSTLFDDLQLPPPGGGPGPQPAAAPALRTEDLLAGLNPQQREAVLHEGGPLLIVAGAGSGKTRVLTHRIAYLLAGRGVRPGQVLAITFTNKAAAEMRERVAALVGPRAESMWVSTFHSACVRILRREAGRVGMRSSFSIYDAADSQRLMGMVCRDLDLDPKRYPPRSLSAQVSNLKNELVDEETYAAQAADGSGADRVLAEAYARYQQRLRQANALDFDDLIMTTVNILQAFPDVAEHYRRRFRHVLVDEYQDTNHAQYVLVRELVGGSVSEAAARGEVRAVDGSTVREGSEVAVPPAELTVVGDADQSIYAFRGATIRNIVEFEKDYPDARTILLEQNYRSTQTILDAANSVIARNPDRRAKNLWTSAGTGAQIVGYVGDTEHDEAAFVAEEIDRLHDTEGVRYGDVAVFYRTNAQSRALEDVLVRVGLPYKVVGGTRFYERREVKDALAYLRVLANPVDTVNLRRILNVPKRGIGERAEASVAALAERERIPFAEALLRAEEAPGIAARSLTCIRSFTALVEELRTVVESGAGPATVLQAVLEQTGYLDELRASHDPQDQSRVENLAELVAVAGEFEQSEPEGGLDEFLERVSLVADADEIPSGQDDTGVVTLMTLHTAKGLEFPVVFLTGMEDGTFPHVRSLGDAAQLAEERRLAYVGLTRAQRRLYVTRAGVRSAWGQPRYFPASRFLDELPGELVSWKREETTATRPGSQPAVARLAGRPGVRTPGDRPVLALQPGDKVTHDTFGLGTVVAIEGEGDKTVAHVDFRSEGTKRLLLRYAPVEKL